Proteins from a genomic interval of Microbacterium phyllosphaerae:
- a CDS encoding aldo/keto reductase has protein sequence MSVPEPLTVPTLGYGAANVGNLFRPLTDDESWAVLEAAWDSGIRYFDTAPHYGLGLSERRLGAFLQTKPRDEFVLSTKVGRLLRPNPEHDGGLDTANDFHVPDDLQRVWDFSADGIRTSLDESRERLGIERIDLLYLHDPERHDLDLALAEALPALEQLRSDGQVAAVGIGSMVSDALAASVRSADLDLIMVAGRYTLLEQPAAADVLPACRETGTGIVAASVFNSGLLASNAPRRDGRYEYGQLPDELWERLLRIARVCAEHDVPLPAAAIQFPLQSDVVRSVVVGGSRPTQLTQNAEYAALEIPGALWDELAAEGLIPA, from the coding sequence ATGTCGGTGCCTGAACCTCTGACGGTTCCGACGCTCGGGTACGGGGCCGCGAACGTCGGCAACCTCTTCCGCCCGCTCACAGACGACGAGTCGTGGGCCGTGCTGGAGGCTGCGTGGGACAGCGGCATCCGCTACTTCGACACGGCTCCGCACTACGGGCTCGGGCTCTCGGAGCGCCGCCTCGGAGCGTTCCTTCAGACCAAGCCGCGCGACGAGTTCGTGCTGTCGACCAAGGTCGGGCGGCTGCTGCGGCCGAACCCCGAGCATGACGGCGGCCTCGACACCGCGAACGACTTCCACGTGCCCGACGACCTGCAGCGTGTGTGGGACTTCTCGGCCGACGGCATCCGCACGAGCCTCGACGAGTCGCGCGAGCGCCTGGGCATCGAGCGCATCGATCTGCTCTACCTGCACGACCCCGAACGGCACGACCTCGATCTCGCGCTCGCCGAAGCCCTGCCGGCTCTGGAGCAGCTGCGATCCGATGGCCAGGTCGCCGCGGTCGGGATCGGGTCGATGGTGTCGGACGCGCTCGCCGCCTCGGTGCGATCCGCGGACCTCGATCTGATCATGGTCGCGGGGCGCTACACGCTGCTCGAACAGCCGGCCGCGGCCGACGTGCTGCCGGCGTGCCGGGAGACCGGCACGGGCATCGTCGCGGCATCCGTCTTCAACTCGGGGCTGCTCGCGTCGAATGCGCCGCGTCGTGACGGTCGGTACGAGTACGGGCAGTTGCCGGACGAGCTGTGGGAGCGGCTGCTGCGCATCGCACGGGTGTGCGCCGAGCACGACGTGCCGCTGCCCGCGGCCGCGATCCAGTTCCCGCTGCAGTCCGACGTCGTGCGCTCGGTCGTCGTCGGGGGCAGCCGACCGACGCAGCTGACCCAGAACGCCGAATACGCGGCTCTCGAGATCCCCGGTGCGCTGTGGGATGAGCTCGCGGCGGAGGGGCTGATCCCCGCCTGA
- a CDS encoding sugar phosphate isomerase/epimerase family protein, translated as MNIGCHGLVWTGRFDADGIRLSVEKTKAAGFDLIEFPLMDPFSFDVAAAKDALEEHDLAVSASLGLSGATDVTSSDPAVVAAGEALLLKAVDVLADLGGQHFCGVIYSAMQKYMDPVTPEGLESSRRTIARVADHAAERGVSVSLEVVNRYETNVLNTARQALAYLAQVDRPNVGIHLDTYHMNIEESDMFAPVLDAAPALRYVHIGESHRGYLGTGTVDFDNFFKALGRIGYDGPIVFESFSSAVVAPDLSRMLGIWRNLWTDNAELGAHANAYIRDKLVAVDSIRLH; from the coding sequence ATGAACATCGGATGCCACGGGCTCGTCTGGACCGGACGCTTCGATGCCGACGGCATCCGCCTGTCGGTCGAGAAGACGAAGGCGGCGGGATTCGACCTGATCGAGTTCCCCCTGATGGATCCCTTCTCGTTCGACGTCGCCGCGGCGAAGGATGCCCTCGAAGAGCACGACCTCGCGGTCAGCGCCTCGCTCGGCCTGTCGGGCGCGACCGACGTCACGAGCTCGGACCCGGCGGTCGTCGCCGCCGGCGAAGCGCTGCTGCTCAAGGCGGTCGATGTGCTCGCCGATCTCGGCGGACAGCACTTCTGCGGCGTGATCTACAGCGCGATGCAGAAGTACATGGATCCGGTGACGCCCGAAGGGCTCGAGAGCAGTCGTCGCACGATCGCTCGCGTCGCCGACCACGCCGCCGAACGCGGAGTGTCGGTCTCGCTCGAGGTCGTCAACCGCTACGAGACGAACGTGCTGAACACGGCGCGGCAGGCGCTCGCCTACCTCGCACAGGTCGATCGGCCGAACGTCGGCATCCACCTCGACACGTACCACATGAACATCGAGGAGTCGGATATGTTCGCGCCGGTCCTCGACGCCGCACCGGCCCTCCGATACGTGCACATCGGCGAGAGTCACCGCGGGTATCTCGGCACGGGAACCGTCGACTTCGACAACTTCTTCAAGGCGCTGGGTCGCATCGGCTACGACGGTCCGATCGTGTTCGAGTCGTTCTCGTCGGCAGTGGTGGCCCCCGACCTCAGTCGGATGCTCGGCATCTGGCGCAACCTCTGGACCGACAACGCCGAGCTCGGAGCGCACGCGAACGCGTACATCCGCGACAAGCTCGTCGCCGTCGACTCCATCCGGCTGCACTGA
- a CDS encoding LacI family DNA-binding transcriptional regulator translates to MPASVKDVAALAGVSSSTVSNYLNHPHVLGEASSAKVRDAIEKLGYVPNESARQLRAGSSKALALILLDAWLPYFHELSRGVEDVAREGGWSLFFSNSARDAALERRNIDMFEAHRVQGIVIYPLDDVVPRLEQLAERGIRSVVVGPIPDSSTVGSVRFDDRGGGRLAGEHLLSIGRRRILFLGAPSVSQSNDRLQGLRDAAAGSDAAVDVFDVPHLTTEDGLDIAERIIALASADRPDAIFAANDMVAIGVLTRLLREGIRVPEEIALVGFDDVAQAHQTVVPLTSVRQPGYEIGRAAGAALIRQLTDPSADLPAPTPFAAELVVRESTVGR, encoded by the coding sequence ATGCCCGCCAGCGTCAAAGATGTCGCAGCCCTCGCCGGGGTGTCGTCCTCGACCGTCTCGAACTACCTGAACCACCCGCACGTGCTCGGCGAGGCCAGCTCCGCGAAGGTCAGAGACGCGATCGAGAAGCTCGGCTACGTGCCGAACGAGTCGGCGCGGCAACTGCGGGCCGGATCGAGCAAGGCGCTCGCGCTGATCCTGCTCGACGCCTGGCTGCCGTACTTCCACGAGCTCTCCCGCGGCGTGGAAGACGTTGCCCGCGAGGGCGGATGGTCGCTCTTCTTCAGCAACAGCGCCCGCGATGCCGCCCTCGAACGCCGCAACATCGACATGTTCGAGGCGCACCGGGTGCAGGGCATCGTGATCTACCCCCTCGACGACGTCGTGCCCCGACTCGAGCAGCTCGCGGAGCGCGGCATCCGCTCCGTCGTCGTCGGTCCCATCCCCGACTCGTCGACCGTCGGGTCGGTGCGCTTCGACGATCGCGGCGGCGGGCGCCTCGCCGGCGAGCATCTGCTGTCGATCGGTCGTCGCCGCATCCTGTTCCTGGGGGCGCCGAGCGTCAGCCAGTCGAACGACCGGCTGCAGGGTCTGCGTGACGCGGCGGCGGGATCGGATGCCGCGGTCGACGTGTTCGACGTGCCGCACCTGACGACGGAGGACGGCCTCGACATCGCCGAGCGGATCATCGCGCTGGCGTCCGCTGACCGCCCCGATGCGATCTTCGCCGCGAACGACATGGTGGCGATCGGGGTGCTCACCCGACTGCTGCGCGAAGGGATCCGCGTGCCGGAGGAGATCGCGCTCGTCGGCTTCGACGACGTCGCGCAGGCTCACCAGACCGTCGTGCCGCTCACGAGCGTGCGGCAGCCCGGGTACGAGATCGGCCGCGCGGCGGGTGCGGCACTGATCCGCCAGCTCACCGATCCGAGCGCCGACCTTCCCGCGCCGACGCCGTTCGCCGCCGAGCTCGTCGTGCGCGAGTCGACCGTCGGCCGCTGA
- a CDS encoding L-fuconate dehydratase, with translation MSRIVALDTTDIRFPTSLSLDGSDAMNPDPDYSAAYVIVRTDAEDGIDGHAFVFTIGRGNDVQVAAIDALAGHLVGREIEPLLDDMGTTFRDIIGDSQLRWLGPEKGVMHMAIGAVINALWDIKAKRAGLPLWQLLARMTPEELVDLVDFRYLTNALTPEDALEILRAAEPGRLERERELLATGYPGYTTSPGWLGYSDEKLERLAREAMADGFTQIKLKVGADLDDDIRRFRKAREVCGPDFPIAIDANQRWEVSEAIEWVNALAEFHPAWIEEPTSPDDVLGHAEIARGVAPIRVATGEHAQNRVIFKQLLQAEAISVMQIDAVRVAGVNENIANLLLAAKFGVAVCPHAGGVGLCEAVQHLSMFDFVAVTGTREGRMIEFVDHLHEHFVIPTDIQGGSYMAPTAPGSGMEMKAESVAAYTWTGQHVGA, from the coding sequence GTGAGCCGCATCGTCGCCCTCGACACGACCGACATCCGCTTTCCCACGTCGCTGAGCCTCGACGGGTCGGATGCCATGAACCCCGACCCCGACTACTCGGCCGCGTACGTCATCGTGCGTACCGACGCCGAGGACGGCATCGACGGGCACGCCTTCGTCTTCACGATCGGTCGTGGCAACGACGTGCAGGTGGCTGCGATCGACGCGCTCGCCGGGCACCTGGTCGGCCGCGAGATCGAACCGCTGCTCGACGACATGGGCACGACCTTCCGCGACATCATCGGCGACTCGCAGCTGCGCTGGCTCGGCCCGGAGAAGGGCGTGATGCACATGGCCATCGGCGCGGTCATCAACGCGCTGTGGGACATCAAGGCCAAGCGGGCCGGTCTGCCGCTCTGGCAGCTGCTCGCTCGGATGACGCCGGAGGAGCTCGTCGACCTGGTCGACTTCCGCTACCTGACCAACGCTCTGACGCCCGAGGACGCCCTCGAGATCCTTCGTGCGGCCGAGCCCGGTCGACTCGAGCGCGAGCGCGAGCTGCTCGCCACGGGTTATCCCGGATACACGACGAGCCCCGGCTGGCTGGGATACTCCGACGAGAAGCTCGAACGACTCGCTCGCGAGGCGATGGCCGACGGCTTCACCCAGATCAAACTCAAGGTCGGCGCCGACCTCGACGACGACATCCGTCGGTTCCGCAAGGCGCGCGAGGTCTGCGGACCCGACTTCCCCATCGCGATCGACGCGAACCAGCGCTGGGAGGTGTCGGAGGCGATCGAGTGGGTGAACGCGCTCGCCGAGTTCCACCCCGCCTGGATCGAAGAGCCCACGAGCCCCGACGACGTGCTCGGTCACGCCGAGATCGCCAGGGGAGTGGCGCCCATCCGCGTCGCCACCGGCGAGCACGCCCAGAACCGCGTGATCTTCAAGCAGCTGCTTCAGGCTGAGGCCATCTCGGTCATGCAGATCGACGCCGTGCGCGTCGCGGGTGTCAACGAGAACATCGCCAACCTGCTGCTGGCCGCGAAGTTCGGCGTGGCGGTGTGCCCGCATGCCGGTGGTGTCGGTCTGTGCGAGGCCGTGCAGCACCTGTCGATGTTCGACTTCGTCGCCGTCACCGGCACGCGCGAGGGCCGGATGATCGAGTTCGTCGACCACCTGCACGAGCACTTCGTGATTCCGACCGACATCCAGGGCGGCTCGTACATGGCGCCCACCGCACCCGGCTCGGGCATGGAGATGAAGGCAGAGAGTGTCGCCGCCTACACATGGACGGGTCAGCATGTCGGTGCCTGA